The genomic region CACCCCGGAGAACGCCTGGAGGTTCGTCTTCGGGTAATACGTAACGAAATTATAGCACATTTCGTCGCCGGTTCGCTCACCGAAGCCCACTCGCTCGTTGGTGGTGTTGTTCCAGGTGCAACGCGTGACCACGGTGTCGCCACTCGCGACCTTTACGTTCATCGGATAGCCAATTTGGTTGTAGAAGTCCCACTGGGCGATCTCGCCGAGCGACGCGGAGGAGCCATCCGGGCGCAACACCTTGGTGGAGAGGCTCGCCCCGAGCTGGTGCATGTGGGGCCAACCGCGGAACACCGTGATGGGGAACTTGTCCGGGTTCTGCGGGATCTTCAGCGAGCACTCGATGGTGGTCTTCGCCTTGGGCGGCAGCGAGAACGAGGCCCCTCCGACGGCGATCAGGTCGGCGTCGTTCTTGCGCAGGTCGGTGGTGGTGCAGAGGCTGACGCCCGTGGAGTCTTTCTGGCCGGCCACCTTCTTGATGTTGCTGTAGTGGAGCTGCACCACGTAATGGGTCGTCGTGCCCGGATCGAGCGGATAGCCGGCCTCCGCGGGGAGGTTGTAGGGCTTGGTGCCCGGCGCCCACGCGTAGATGAGCTTCCAGTCGAGGGGGAAGATGTCCTTGCACTTGTGCGGTGTGCCGCTCTCGGTCGTGGGTGACTCGAACACGAGGATGTGATGGACGATGCTCGCGTTGTCGATCTTCGCGTCGAGCCCAATCACGTGCCGCTTCTGCGCCGTGCCCGGCAGGTCGACGCCGTAGCACACGTACTCGTCTTCGACGTCTTGCGGCATCTCGAAGGGTGTAGGAGGCTTCAAGGTGACGTCGGGGGGGCACGCCAGCTTGTCCTCGGGGAGCGGCGCCGAGGCGTCGGTCGGGGGAACGGCGCATTGGGCCGTGTTCTCGGGGGTGCCGGCCGCGATCCACGACTCGAAGGCCGCGATCTCGCTCTCGGGGGCGCGCGGGTTCGGCGCCTGGGGCATCGGGCTCTGCGGGTCGCGCATGCGGACCACGGCGCGCTCGGCGTACGTCTTCGAGCCATCGCGGGTGCTCTTGGCGAGCAGGTCCGCGCGCGTGACGAGCGGCATCGGCGCGCCGAACTTCGGCGGATCCGAGTGGCAAGTCTGGCACCGGTTCGTGAGCGTCGTCTGGACGGCGCACGGGGGCATTCCCGAGGCGGCCGTCGTGCTGGTGGTGCAGGCCGCGACGGCCGACAGCCCCGCGACGGCAGCGCCCAAGAAGAAGAGAGGCAGGAGAGGCAATGCTCGCTTCATGTGTGCTCCGGTGCTGTCTGTCGTGGTCTATGTGTGGCGAGCGTATGCGTGGTCAGGGCGCCAGTTTGACGAGGTAGATGTCGCCCCTGCCGCGGTTCGGTTGGGTGCCCGTGCCGTAGTCGAAGGTGCCGTCGAAGTGGCCCGTCGTCACGGCGCCGCCCGACACCGGGTCGACCGCCACGGTGTTGAAGAGGCCGTAGTTGTTCAGCGTGGTGGAGCCCATGTCGCGGGCCCACAGCGCCTTGCCGGTCATGTCGAACTTCAGCAGCGAGTTGTTCAGGAAGCCGGAGGCGACGATCGTCCCCGACCCGTAGTCGAGCTCACCGGAGAAGAGGCCGCTCACGAAGAGCCCTCCTTTGTTGTCGAACGCCGCCGCGAACGCCGCGTCGGGGCTCACCGTGCCGTACGACTTGCCCCACGTGGTCTTGCCGCTGGGGTCGAGGAGCGCGAGGCCCATCTCGTAGCCGCCGCCGCTCTTCTGCGGGCCGGTGCCGAAGTCGATCGAGGGGCCCTGGTAGGCGAAGGTGACGGCGGCGTTCCCGGCGGCGTCGACGGCGATGTTCGAGGCGGCGTCGTCGCCAGGGTTCGAGAACCCTCGCGCCCACTTGGGGGCGCCGTCGGGGCCGAGGCGCACCACCCAGCCGTTGTCCTTGTCGCCCTCGGCGTAGGGCAGCGGGCCGGTGCCCACGTCGACACCTTCGCGGTAGACGCCTGCCAGCCACATGTCGCCCCCGGGGCCCGCCGCGAGCGCCTGGAGCGCGTCGCTCCCAGGCCCGCCGAACACCCGGCTCCACACGTGGTTGCCGTCCTTGTCGAAGCGCGCCACGAAGCCGTCCTGCTTCTTGTTCGCGACCGGGCCGCCACCGAAGTCGACCGGCCCCCCGAGGATGCCCGCGATGGTGACCTCGCCCGCGGGGGACACCACGATCGACCGCGCGATCTCGGAGCCCGCGCTGCCAAAGGTCTTGACCCACACCGGCGCGCCGTCCTTGTCGAGCCGGGCGAGGAAGGCGTCGGTCTCGCCCTTCGAGGTGGCCTTGAAGGTGCCGAGCGTGATCTCTTTCGAGAAGATGCCTGTAATATACAAGTTTCCGGCTGCGTCGGCGCCGATGCCCCCGATCGCGTCGATGTCCTCGCCGCCGAGGCGGAAGCTCCACTGGTGTTTGCCGCTCGGGTCGAATTTGGCGAGGAAGGCGTCCTCCTTGCTGACGCTGACGAGCGGTGTGCCGCCGAACTCGATGGTGTCTTCGAAATAGCCGCTGAGGAAGACGTTGCCGGTGGGGTCGACGAACACGCCCGCGCTCACGTCCTCGCCTTTGCCACCGAAGGTCTTCGCCCACGCCGGCTTCGGGCCCTGCGCCGCGGGCGTGACCGCGCCGCTATCGGGGGGGCCGCCTTCGGCCGGCGCACCCGCGTCGGTGGCCCCGGGGTCGTGGCGCTGCCGCAGGCGGCGACCAAGGCGAGCGAAGCAAGAGGCAGGAGGGACGCGAGGCGAAAGAGAGGGCGCATGACGATTCGGCGAAACGTACCTCCACACGGTGAGGAGGCAAGGTCAATTCGCGCAATGTTTGCGGCCCTCCGGGGGACGGGGGTGACCCGCGCGTGGTCACCGCGAGCGGGCGAACCGCCGCAGCCGCAGGCTGTTTCCCAGCACGAAGAGGCTGCTCATGGTCATCGCGCCGGCCGCGAGCATGGGCGAGAGCGCTATACCGAACGCCGGCTCCAGCGCGCCGGCCGCGAGGGGCACGAGGGCCGCGTTGTAGGCGTACGCCCAGAAGAAGTTCTGCTTGATGACGCGCCGGGTCGCGCGCGCGAGGCGGATCGCGTCGACGACGGCGACGAGCTCGCCCCGCATCGAGACCACGTCGCCCGCCTCGACCGCGACGTCGGCCCCGGTGCCCATCGCGACGCCCACGTCGGCTGCCGCGAGCGCGCCGGCGTCGTTCACCCCGTCGCCCACGAACGCGACGGTGGTCTTGGTCTGCGTGTGCGACCCCTCGATCGGGCCTGCGCGGCTCTGCAGCTCGCGCACCCGCGCCGCCTTGTCGGCCGGGCGCTGGCTCGCGAACACGCGGGTCACGCCGAGCTCGCGCGCGATCCGCCCGGCGCTGCCCTCGGTGTCGCCCGTGGCCATGACGACCTCGAGCCCCAGGTCCGAGAGTGCGCGCACCGCCTCCTTTGCACCGGGCTTCGGTTCGTCCATGAGCTCGAAGGTGGCCGCCAGCGCGCCGCCTTCGGCCTTCAACAGGGCGACGAGCACGACGGTCGTCCCGTCGGGCTCGGCGTCGCCGGCGCTCGCGACAGGCACGCCGTGGGCCGCGAGGAACGGCGCGGTGCCGATGACGAGGCGCTCGCCGTCCACGGTGGCGAGCACGCCCGCGCCAAGCTCGGCCTCGAACGCGGTCGGCGTGAGGGCGCTCGCGCTCGCGCCGGCCACTGCGCTCGCCTCGCGTTCGGCGCGCGCGTAGTCGAGCACCGCGCGGCCCACCGGGTGCTCACTCCGCGCCTCTGCGGCGCTCACGAGCGCGAGCGTGCGCGCGCGGTCGTGCCCCTCGGCGATGGTGCAGCGCACCACGTGGGGCTTGCCGAGCGTCAGCGTGCCGGTCTTGTCGACGACGATGACGGTCGCGCGCGCTAGCTGGTCCAGCGCGGTGGTCTTGCGGAGCAGAACGCCGAGCTCGGCCGCCCGCCCCGTGGCGACCATCAGCGCGGCGGGCGTGGCGAGGCCCATGGCGCAGGGGCAGGCCGCGACGAGCACCGCCACCCCGGCCACGAGCGCGCGCGGCAGCGCCGGGGCCGGGCCGAGCGCGAGCCACGCGCCGGCCGCGATCGCCGCTACGGCGAGGATGACGGGCACGAACACGGCCGCCACGCGGTCGGCCATCGCCTGCGCTTCGCTCTTCTCGCTCTGTGCATTCTGCACTAATTGGATGACCTGCCCGAGCGTGGTGTCCTCGCCCACGTGCGTGGCTTCGAGCACGAGCGCCCCGCGGCTCAGGGTGGTGCCGGCGAACACGCGATCGCCCAGCCGCTTCACGACCGGCAGGGGCTCCCCCGTCACCGACGACTCGTCGACCAGGCTCTCCCCGTCGACCACCGCGCCGTCCACCGGGAAGGCCTCGCCCGGGCGCATGACCACCTGAAAGCCGACCCTCACCTCCGCGAGGGGCACGGTGATCTCTTCGCCGTCCCGGAGCACGCGCGCGGTGGTGGGGCGCAGCGCGAAGAGCTTGCGGAGGGCGACGGCGGTCTGGT from Myxococcales bacterium harbors:
- a CDS encoding peptidylglycine alpha-amidating monooxygenase, whose protein sequence is MKRALPLLPLFFLGAAVAGLSAVAACTTSTTAASGMPPCAVQTTLTNRCQTCHSDPPKFGAPMPLVTRADLLAKSTRDGSKTYAERAVVRMRDPQSPMPQAPNPRAPESEIAAFESWIAAGTPENTAQCAVPPTDASAPLPEDKLACPPDVTLKPPTPFEMPQDVEDEYVCYGVDLPGTAQKRHVIGLDAKIDNASIVHHILVFESPTTESGTPHKCKDIFPLDWKLIYAWAPGTKPYNLPAEAGYPLDPGTTTHYVVQLHYSNIKKVAGQKDSTGVSLCTTTDLRKNDADLIAVGGASFSLPPKAKTTIECSLKIPQNPDKFPITVFRGWPHMHQLGASLSTKVLRPDGSSASLGEIAQWDFYNQIGYPMNVKVASGDTVVTRCTWNNTTNERVGFGERTGDEMCYNFVTYYPKTNLQAFSGVLPASISQCKVVP
- a CDS encoding copper-translocating P-type ATPase, which encodes MVTASHGRPGKTKTVSLGIEGMTCASCVGRVERAIAAIDGVSQVAVNLATESATIEAREGVAAEALAEAVRDAGYEAHETRRDAAEPPKERRLDADTWLALGLSTPLVALTMLPMAVPALHDRLAPVMHFLMGWGGLLVAAPVQVFAGRRFYRQAVAEVRHRALGMSTLVALGSSAAFFYSAAVLVFPSVFPPGTAHTYFEASASIVTLVLVGKALEARARDQTAVALRKLFALRPTTARVLRDGEEITVPLAEVRVGFQVVMRPGEAFPVDGAVVDGESLVDESSVTGEPLPVVKRLGDRVFAGTTLSRGALVLEATHVGEDTTLGQVIQLVQNAQSEKSEAQAMADRVAAVFVPVILAVAAIAAGAWLALGPAPALPRALVAGVAVLVAACPCAMGLATPAALMVATGRAAELGVLLRKTTALDQLARATVIVVDKTGTLTLGKPHVVRCTIAEGHDRARTLALVSAAEARSEHPVGRAVLDYARAEREASAVAGASASALTPTAFEAELGAGVLATVDGERLVIGTAPFLAAHGVPVASAGDAEPDGTTVVLVALLKAEGGALAATFELMDEPKPGAKEAVRALSDLGLEVVMATGDTEGSAGRIARELGVTRVFASQRPADKAARVRELQSRAGPIEGSHTQTKTTVAFVGDGVNDAGALAAADVGVAMGTGADVAVEAGDVVSMRGELVAVVDAIRLARATRRVIKQNFFWAYAYNAALVPLAAGALEPAFGIALSPMLAAGAMTMSSLFVLGNSLRLRRFARSR